The Prunus persica cultivar Lovell chromosome G8, Prunus_persica_NCBIv2, whole genome shotgun sequence genome includes a region encoding these proteins:
- the LOC18767301 gene encoding glycine-rich cell wall structural protein 1.0: protein MHTQRNTPYLIIFLHPRIFFKIPKIPLNMANQEQHRLGLFNQDREEDKSSSFSQPGYGDQGRTGGGYGDSTGYGDSTGYSSQGRAGGGGGGYGDNTDYSGEGRRTGGGGYGGSTDYSGGEERRASGGGGYGDSYSGEGRRTGGGGYGDSTDYSGEGRRTGGGGGGYGDSYSSERRTQNVGGDGDSYSEEGHGGRGETTAYSSDGPRGGQHSETSETYGSRDSGDYKKQEKHHKHLEELGELGSAAAGTYALYEKHEAKKDPEHARRHRIEEEIGATGAVGSGGYAFHEHHEEKESEREEEESHGKKHHHLF from the exons ATGCATACCCAACGCAACACCCCTTACCTCATAATCTTCCTTCATCCTCgcattttcttcaaaatacCCAAAATACCCCTCAACATGGCTAACCAGGAACAGCACCGCCTCGGCCTCTTCAACCAGGACAGAGAAGAAGACAAATCCTCATCCTTCTCTCAGCCCGGTTATGGAGATCAAGGCCGCACTGGTGGTGGTTACGGCGACAGCACTGGCTATGGCGACTCCACTGGTTACTCTTCTCAAGGACGTgccggtggtggtggcggcggcTATGGCGACAACACGGATTACTCCGGTGAAGGACGCCGTACTGGCGGAGGAGGCTACGGCGGCAGCACTGATTACTCTGGTGGTGAAGAGCGTCGTGCTAGTGGCGGCGGTGGCTATGGCGACAGTTACTCTGGTGAAGGACGTCGTACCGGCGGCGGCGGCTATGGAGACAGCACTGATTACTCTGGTGAAGGACGTCGTACCGGTGGGGGCGGCGGTGGATACGGAGACAGTTACTCTAGTGAGAGACGTACTCAAAATGTCGGTGGCGACGGAGACAGTTACTCGGAAGAAGGACACGGGGGCCGTGGCGAGACCACTGCTTACTCTTCTGATGGGCCCCGCGGCGGACAGCACAGTGAGACGTCTGAAACCTATGGGTCTCGTGACTCTGGAGACTACAAGAAGCAGGAGAAGCACCACAAACATCTCGAGGAACTTGGGGAGCTAGGTTCTGCTGCTGCCGGCACTTATGCATTG TATGAGAAGCACGAGGCAAAGAAAGACCCAGAGCATGCTCGCAGGCACAGGATAGAGGAGGAGATTGGGGCAACGGGGGCAGTTGGTTCGGGTGGGTATGCCTTCCACGAGCATCATGAGGAGAAAGAgtcagagagagaagaggaagagtcTCATGGAAAGAAGCACCACCACCTCTTCTAA